A single region of the Eremothecium gossypii ATCC 10895 chromosome V, complete sequence genome encodes:
- the PEX8 gene encoding Pex8p (Syntenic homolog of Saccharomyces cerevisiae YGR077C (PEX8)) gives MMAIAGMQKEVDMLIGSLGSRTLGQKGGEQLAQNVVYYVPRVRDLKQLEALVKAVFQSPVWGTTDVFHVFEMAQAIIQWKLEISEPSLDVATFYRAWDGVFTSAQSWSVAQLGLLAGVLSTRQRYVDVQRAVFVDDSGRCEELYAKWRAQYFLPVWGQLLARRRSDPSTVDILALLYAVLSDEHDHGLEWGLLAQSLFRQAARYMLTKNESGFAAVHLDAVGVSLKRALAAGTPSIAAKILENACHVTYELAQREMNSLGPRPDYAARYYSNTMFVVVLLLEGCLSNGHAAPAWRHQALMCLFYINFIVHGFGKDGFNTYQRIYQNVLSVLESNIEVFHASLGVLDGNIWPQGNWVNDSRILFMLEYMETGLAAIPLTGAYVQHSAMPIIERYMHASNAEIREGAYAVQLALLRNACPETTFVSWKMQHLKPLLDTGVAQFVAGQLSETQLVALYQAVVSQLPLLSLWNADLPRELLQFTYQKILQFPKIPTKAVLCECLILQCQFVKDKYLSGWLDNCLELIAEIPQPQHGALIGKLWELIKRSRNDLAIRWWYTKGLKNRL, from the coding sequence ATGATGGCAATCGCAGGGATGCAGAAGGAGGTTGATATGCTAATTGGGTCTCTTGGGAGTAGAACTCTCGGCCAGAAAGGTGGTGAGCAGCTGGCACAGAACGTGGTATACTACGTGCCCCGCGTGCGTGACCTGAAACAACTGGAAGCGCTGGTTAAAGCTGTGTTTCAGAGTCCGGTTTGGGGCACTACAGACGTATTTCACGTTTTTGAGATGGCGCAGGCTATCATTCAGTGGAAGCTGGAGATTTCCGAGCCTTCACTGGATGTAGCGACGTTTTACAGAGCATGGGACGGGGTATTTACCAGCGCGCAGTCGTGGTCGGTGGCACAGCTGGGACTGCTGGCGGGGGTCCTCAGCACGAGGCAGCGGTATGTGGACGTGCAGCGGGCGGTGTTTGTTGACGACAGCGGTCGGTGCGAAGAGCTCTACGCCAAGTGGCGCGCGCAGTACTTTCTGCCGGTttgggggcagctgttggCGCGGCGGCGTAGCGACCCCTCTACAGTTGATATTCTTGCTTTGCTATATGCGGTGCTCAGCGACGAGCATGACCACGGGCTAGAGTGGGGCTTACTGGCGCAGTCGCTGTTCCGACAGGCGGCACGGTACATGCTGACAAAGAACGAAAGCGGGTTTGCTGCGGTGCATCTAGATGCGGTTGGCGTCTCTCTGAAGCGGGCGTTGGCGGCCGGCACGCCGTCCATCGCTGCGAAGATACTGGAGAATGCTTGTCACGTCACATacgagctggcgcagaGGGAGATGAACAGCCTTGGGCCCCGCCCCGACTATGCGGCCCGCTACTACTCTAACACCATGTTTGTGGTCGTGCTACTGCTGGAGGGATGCCTCAGTAACGGGCACGCTGCGCCGGCGTGGCGGCACCAGGCGCTGATGTGTCTGTTCTACATCAACTTTATTGTGCATGGATTTGGCAAGGACGGCTTCAACACCTACCAGCGTATATACCAAAACGTTCTATCTGTTCTCGAAAGCAATATAGAGGTGTTCCATGCATCACTGGGGGTGCTGGATGGAAATATCTGGCCACAGGGAAACTGGGTTAATGACTCGCGCATTCTCTTCATGCTCGAGTACATGGAAACAGGCCTCGCTGCAATTCCGCTCACCGGCGCCTACGTTCAACACTCGGCAATGCCGATTATAGAGCGCTATATGCACGCCTCGAACGCTGAAATACGCGAGGGCGCGTATGCGGTGCAGCTGGCGCTCTTGCGCAACGCGTGCCCAGAAACGACGTTCGTGTCGTGGAAGATGCAGCACCTAAAACCGCTGCTGGACACGGGCGTAGCACAATTCGTTGCGGGGCAGTTATCCGAAACTCAGCTGGTCGCACTGTACCAGGCCGTCGTCTCGCAACTGCCCCTCCTGTCCCTCTGGAACGCGGACTTGCCGCGCGAGTTACTGCAGTTCACCTACCAGAAAATTCTCCAGTTTCCAAAGATCCCTACAAAGGCCGTCCTTTGCGAATGCCTCATCCTCCAGTGCCAATTCGTCAAGGACAAGTATCTCTCCGGTTGGCTCGACAACTGTTTGGAGCTCATCGCCGAGATCCCGCAACCACAGCATGGTGCCCTCATTGGCAAGTTATGGGAGCTAATAAAACGCAGCCGTAATGACCTCGCCATTCGCTGGTGGTATACCAAGGGCCTCAAGAACAGGCTCTAG
- a CDS encoding uncharacterized protein (Syntenic homolog of Saccharomyces cerevisiae YBR138C) translates to MEGARSAKEGPSGAEASIMSLQGLLPEEGDGGRLFAFSRPQTPMMMNPLVGTVTPVSLRSQYRDEAMSGELSCGTPQRSPVLELRRPRTRNSGRPSSGPGGRGAFFKAGVTNTVSKLSLLDDQKLTSFPIPPPMTSPEGAPAAAAEFSGCVHPENRHAGLHPRTDSWDEYNNELFLVEDYIADTAGRAGPGCSASVPDLCGRKAQFSRKRVSISDLKSRICKNSDSTRLPLRLKSKRKLSLQSSLTLSPQIYPVDGEHNDMVNMAIISEDLADGGDLSRERDRASRRTRSIETTGFYGDSNRDDNSDNGNSNNDDGNLDVFGYLGGNTDQISMHTGATMVNKIEDLLCDMIKPAAGAAYSDKYLSDLPIRHQLKHCVICEKPLYELSALIPSDRDFREIVCGGCTVRYEQASKILEEYEFESSIESLDSLGNSTGSAFDEVPEVVLEHRHKRPKTRKFSYQLINRLQLQLQEGSPAEIARGARRSRPRFLDSSTRVWLNEAKNKLRWRWRVSGLLPRFLVNQEAKRGTAHG, encoded by the coding sequence ATGGAGGGAGCACGAAGTGCGAAGGAGGGTCCGTCGGGCGCGGAAGCGAGCATTATGTCGCTGCAGGGACTGCTGCCGGAGGAGGGCGACGGCGGGCGGCTTTTCGCGTTCAGCCGGCCGCAGACGCCGATGATGATGAACCCGCTGGTGGGGACGGTGACGCCGGTGAGCCTGCGGTCGCAGTATCGGGACGAGGCGATGTCGGGGGAGCTGAGCTGCGGCACGCCGCAGCGCAGCCCTGTGTTggagctgcggcggccgcgaACGCGCAACAGCGGGCGGCCCAGCAGCGGCccgggcgggcgcggcgcgtTTTTCAAGGCGGGCGTGACGAACACGGTGTCGAAGCtgtcgctgctggacgaCCAGAAGCTGACGAGCTTTCCGATTCCGCCGCCAATGACGTCGCCGGAGGGCGcaccagcggcggcggccgagTTCAGCGGCTGCGTGCACCCGGAGAACCGCCACGCGGGCCTGCACCCGCGGACGGACAGCTGGGACGAGTACAACAATGAGCTGTTCCTGGTCGAAGACTACATTGCGGACACGGCCGGGCGCGCCGGGCCGGGCTGCTCTGCCAGCGTGCCAGACCTATGCGGCCGGAAGGCCCAGTTCTCGCGCAAGCGCGTGTCGATCTCTGACCTGAAGAGCCGGATCTGCAAGAACAGTGACTCCACGAGGTTGCCGCTGCGGCTCAAGTCCAAGCGCAAGCTCTCGCTGCAGAGCTCGCTGACGCTGTCGCCGCAAATATACCCCGTGGACGGTGAGCACAACGACATGGTCAATATGGCCATCATCAGCGAGGACCTGGCCGACGGCGGGGACCTGAGTCGGGAGCGTGACCGGGCCAGCCGGCGCACGCGGAGCATTGAAACAACGGGGTTTTACGGAGACAGTAATAGGGACGATAATAGTGATAATGGTAATAGTAATAATGACGACGGTAACCTGGATGTTTTTGGTTACTTGGGTGGTAATACAGATCAGATATCGATGCACACAGGGGCAACTATGGTTAATAAAATTGAGGATCTTTTGTGTGATATGATAAAGCCCGCGGCAGGGGCCGCATACTCCGACAAGTACTTGTCGGACCTTCCCATCAGGCATCAATTGAAGCATTGTGTAATATGCGAGAAGCCGCTCTACGAGCTCAGTGCGTTGATACCCAGCGACAGGGATTTTCGTGAAATTGTCTGCGGAGGTTGTACGGTGAGATACGAGCAGGCCTCCAAAATCTTGGAAGAATATGAGTTCGAGAGCTCCATAGAGTCATTGGATTCACTCGGTAATTCGACCGGCAGCGCATTTGACGAGGTTCCAGAGGTCGTCCTTGAACACCGCCACAAGCGCCCGAAGACGAGGAAGTTCTCCTACCAACTAATTAATAGattgcagctgcagctgcaggaagGGTCTCCTGCAGAGATTGCGCGCGGTGCTAGACGGAGCAGGCCTCGCTTTTTGGACAGCTCCACCCGCGTATGGCTGAATGAGGCGAAGAACAAGCTACGGTGGAGATGGCGGGTCAGCGGGCTCCTCCCTCGTTTTCTGGTCAACCAGGAAGCCAAGCGGGGAACGGCACATGGCTAG
- the MRPL25 gene encoding mitochondrial 54S ribosomal protein mL59 (Syntenic homolog of Saccharomyces cerevisiae YGR076C (MRPL25)), with the protein MKQYFELLPPRLKEFFKKYPPSVQYSAKPELTSSPTANPFLPNKNPVTGKYQEPKYSLRRMSDLYKLAYNYGLQDMLPPRKKLFFEEKYEQKKLTKAIVFPKGEKHERTRSQRMAEMEEAIKNADKFILEARGAKYARRLERKKEKERTWF; encoded by the coding sequence ATGAAGCAGTATTTTGAGCTCTTGCCGCCTAGGCTGAAGGAATTCTTCAAAAAATACCCTCCGAGCGTACAGTACAGCGCCAAACCTGAGCTAACAAGCAGTCCAACTGCAAACCCGTTCCTCCCAAATAAAAATCCCGTCACCGGGAAGTATCAAGAGCCCAAGTATTCGCTACGGCGTATGAGCGACCTCTACAAGCTTGCATACAACTACGGCCTGCAGGACATGCTTCCCCCCCGCAAGAAGTTGTTCTTCGAGGAAAAATACGAGCAGAAGAAGTTGACGAAGGCCATTGTCTTCCCCAAGGGGGAGAAGCATGAGCGCACGCGCTCCCAGCGCATGGCTGAGATGGAGGAAGCCATCAAAAACGCGGACAAGTTCATCTTGGAAGCGCGTGGCGCCAAATACGCTAGACGTCTCGAGCGCAAGAAGGAGAAAGAACGGACGTGGTTTTAG
- the PAC10 gene encoding tubulin-binding prefolding complex subunit PAC10 (Syntenic homolog of Saccharomyces cerevisiae YGR078C (PAC10)): protein MDSLFNSTKTNPRGIPEAPFVERVEDFIKDPSEFELCFNKFQERLSKYKFMQESKLSTIAQLKAKIPDIENALAMCRLLKAKQTSEEPVLETNYQLNETLYTRAAIDASDDLHVGLWLGADVMLEYSVDEAIELLMQKLEDARRNLAISNEDVDFLRENITTMEVNCARLYNWDVEKRRALKQAQEGTENLKI from the coding sequence ATGGACTCTCTTTTCAATTCCACGAAGACAAATCCGCGCGGTATCCCTGAGGCTCCTTTTGTGGAGCGTGTCGAGGACTTTATCAAAGACCCCAGCGAGTTCGAGCTATGTTTCAATAAGTTCCAGGAGCGGCTTTCGAAGTACAAGTTCATGCAGGAGTCGAAGCTGTCGACAATTGCACAGCTGAAGGCGAAGATACCAGATATTGAGAATGCACTCGCAATGTGCCGGCTGCTGAAGGCGAAGCAGACGAGTGAGGAGCCAGTATTAGAGACGAACTACCAGCTGAACGAGACATTATATACTAGGGCTGCCATAGATGCGTCAGATGACCTACATGTTGGGCTGTGGCTGGGAGCGGATGTGATGCTAGAGTACTCCGTGGACGAGGCTATCGAGTTGCTCATGCAGAAGCTGGAGGACGCCCGCAGAAATCTCGCCATCTCGAACGAGGACGTCGACTTCCTGCGCGAGAACATTACGACAATGGAAGTGAACTGTGCTCGACTGTATAACTGGGACGTAGAGAAGCGCCGCGCGCTAAAGCAGGCACAGGAGGGGACGGAGAACCTCAAGATATAG
- the DSC2 gene encoding Dsc2p (Syntenic homolog of Saccharomyces cerevisiae YOL073C) produces MSVDIPLGLAQFPVTKLCMVVCVGITLVASLFQTKYWFLLQYDPFISEYEQYWRYFTFQLGAVNESDVALYTLIWYEFRQLERLFGSRRYVNMLALCWVYNTLTLWLSNKMINVLPLVHWNRFSSGPLAICMSLFHFYKEYTPRVYEFDVLLAQPLPSDRSKQLEWTLSDQFLINGLVLLLMLNQGLVGFLIGLIGWICGLCIDKGLLPGKDFFNLPLWPTAWSHTPSTAPDSLRASTAAPEGDVFDEAESEEQLDEPARPLGVQFLDTFRR; encoded by the coding sequence ATGTCTGTAGATATTCCTCTGGGGTTAGCGCAGTTCCCGGTGACGAAACTATGCATGGTTGTGTGCGTAGGGATCACTCTGGTGGCGTCACTGTTCCAGACTAAATACTGGTTTCTACTGCAATATGATCCCTTCATTTCAGAGTATGAACAATACTGGCGGTACTTCACGTTTCAGCTGGGAGCGGTGAATGAGTCGGACGTGGCGCTGTACACGCTGATATGGTACGAATTCAGGCAGCTCGAGAGACTCTTTGGGTCACGGCGGTACGTGAACATGCTGGCGCTATGCTGGGTGTACAATACGCTTACTCTGTGGCTGAGCAATAAGATGATCAATGTGCTGCCGCTCGTGCACTGGAACCGGTTCAGCAGTGGGCCGCTGGCTATCTGCATGTCACTGTTCCACTTCTACAAAGAGTACACTCCCCGCGTATACGAGTTCGATGTGCTGCTGGCACAGCCGCTTCCGTCGGACCGCAGCAAGCAGCTAGAGTGGACGCTGAGCGACCAGTTTCTAATTAACGGGCTTGTGCTGCTGCTTATGTTGAACCAAGGTCTGGTTGGGTTCTTGATAGGACTAATTGGATGGATCTGCGGGCTGTGCATAGATAAAGGTCTCCTTCCCGGAAAGGACTTCTTCAACCTGCCGCTGTGGCCGACAGCATGGAGCCATACTCCCAGCACTGCCCCAGATTCGCTGCGGGCGTCCACGGCCGCGCCAGAGGGAGATGTGTTCGACGAGGCCGAGTCCGAGGAACAGCTCGACGAGCCCGCGAGACCGCTTGGGGTCCAGTTTCTCGACACCTTCAGAAGGTAA
- the NOP1 gene encoding rRNA methyltransferase NOP1 (Syntenic homolog of Saccharomyces cerevisiae YDL014W (NOP1)), translating into MAFQPGSRGGRGGARGGARGGARGGRGGFGGRGGSRGGRGGFDSRGGARGGFGGRGGSRGGPRGGPRGGARGGRGGARGGAKGGAKVVIEPHKHAGVFIARGKEDLLVTKNVAPGESVYGEKRISVEEPASEEGVPPTKVEYRVWNPFRSKLAAGIMGGLDELFIAPGKKVLYLGAASGTSVSHVADVVGPEGLVYAVEFSHRPGRELISMAKKRPNVIPIIEDARHPQKYRMLIGMVDAVFADVAQPDQARIIALNSHMFLKDQGGVVISIKANCIDSTVDAETVFAREVQKLREEKIKPLEQLTLEPYERDHCIVIGRYMRSGL; encoded by the coding sequence ATGGCTTTCCAACCAGGTTCAAGAGGCGGTAGAGGCGGCGCAAGAGGCGGCGCAAGAGGCGGTGCCAGAGGCGGCCGCGGTGGTTTCGGCGGACGCGGCGGTTCCAGAGGTGGCCGCGGCGGTTTCGACAGCCGCGGCGGTGCCCGTGGCGGCTTCGGCGGCCGTGGCGGCTCCAGAGGCGGCCCTCGTGGTGGCCCTCGCGGCGGTGCCAGAGGCGGTCGCGGCGGGGCTCGCGGCGGTGCCAAGGGCGGCGCCAAGGTTGTGATCGAGCCGCACAAGCACGCGGGTGTGTTCATTGCCAGGGGCAAGGAGGACTTGCTGGTGACGAAGAACGTTGCGCCAGGCGAGTCTGTGTACGGCGAGAAGCGGATCTCCGTCGAGGAGCCTGCATCCGAGGAGGGCGTGCCTCCTACGAAGGTCGAGTACCGTGTCTGGAACCCCTTCAGATCCAAGCTTGCCGCTGGTATCATGGGTGGTCTAGACGAGCTCTTCATTGCGCCAGGCAAGAAGGTGCTCTACTTGGGTGCTGCCTCCGGTACCTCCGTCTCGCACGTTGCCGACGTCGTTGGCCCCGAGGGTCTTGTCTACGCTGTCGAGTTCTCCCACAGACCGGGCAGAGAGCTGATCTCCATGGCCAAGAAGAGACCTAACGTCATCCCAATCATTGAGGACGCTAGACACCCCCAGAAGTACAGAATGCTGATCGGAATGGTCGACGCCGTCTTTGCTGACGTTGCTCAGCCCGACCAGGCCCGTATCATCGCCCTCAACTCCCACATGTTCCTAAAGGACCAGGGTGGTGTTGTCATCTCCATCAAGGCCAACTGTATCGACTCCACCGTCGACGCCGAGACCGTGTTCGCTAGAGAGGTCCAGAAGCTCAGAGAAGAGAAGATCAAGCCATTGGAGCAGCTAACCCTGGAGCCCTACGAAAGAGACCACTGTATCGTCATTGGCAGATACATGAGAAGCGGCTTGTAG
- the SMD1 gene encoding mRNA splicing protein SMD1 (Syntenic homolog of Saccharomyces cerevisiae YGR074W (SMD1)): MKLAGFLMKLRSEQVTIELKNGTTVWGTLQTVSPQMNATLTDVRLSLPAKAPKSALASVYLTGSAPESDASQEDRRTASLQYINIRGNTIRQIILPDSLNLDALLVDKNEINRLKRSGKVVNDPNRKRRIEHHSSSTKRVKRAL, translated from the coding sequence ATGAAACTAGCAGGCTTTTTGATGAAGTTGCGGAGCGAACAGGTCACGATAGAACTCAAAAATGGAACGACCGTTTGGGGCACGCTACAGACAGTCTCTCCGCAGATGAACGCGACCCTGACGGATGTCCGACTATCGCTACCCGCCAAGGCGCCAAAGTCTGCACTGGCCTCTGTATATCTCACGGGCTCAGCCCCGGAGAGCGACGCGTCACAGGAAGACAGAAGAACTGCGTCGCTGCAATACATAAACATACGCGGTAACACCATCCGGCAGATCATCCTGCCCGATTCCCTGAATCTGGACGCCTTACTGGTAGATAAGAACGAGATAAATAGGCTGAAACGCTCTGGGAAGGTAGTCAACGACCCCAACCGCAAAAGAAGGATCGAGCACCACAGCAGCTCGACGAAGAGGGTCAAAAGGGCACTGTAA
- the PRP38 gene encoding U4/U6-U5 snRNP complex subunit PRP38 (Syntenic homolog of Saccharomyces cerevisiae YGR075C (PRP38)), which produces MPQEFLVESHISDKQLSNQSTSLVIPKIARLRIHNSMYYKINLYPTGLRGNTLKQLVRVLVRDLGACKHRSGPMLHICGNTEFQCLLMKVIEIRPTWSQIYTLLQLGDERKTGKFNNKYIAVLILVYLRIQYYFLADEKAESFPPEADGDVTAAKVKALFAHFLADYRKVKCLDLEVDCWSGATQKSVSVQHVDEIVDWLCTKDSIWGIPLGRCRWLADVLEADAEAAEGED; this is translated from the coding sequence ATGCCACAGGAATTCCTAGTCGAGTCTCACATCTCAGATAAACAACTATCAAACCAGTCGACGTCACTTGTCATCCCCAAGATAGCCCGGCTGAGGATCCACAATTCGATGTATTATAAAATTAATTTGTATCCCACCGGGCTACGAGGCAATACTCTCAAGCAGTTGGTTCGGGTGCTAGTCCGCGACCTCGGTGCTTGCAAGCATAGGTCCGGGCCTATGCTCCATATATGCGGCAATACGGAGTTTCAGTGTCTGCTGATGAAGGTCATCGAGATCCGGCCCACATGGTCGCAGATCTAcacgctgctgcagctgggcGACGAAAGAAAAACCGGGAAATTCAACAACAAATACATTGCGGTGCTGATCCTCGTATATCTGCGGATCCAGTATTATTTCTTGGCCGACGAGAAGGCGGAAAGCTTTCCGCCGGAAGCGGATGGGGACGTCACCGCTGCAAAAGTAAAGGCGCTGTTTGCGCACTTCCTCGCGGACTACAGGAAGGTGAAATGTCTAGACCTCGAAGTTGACTGCTGGAGCGGTGCGACACAGAAAAGCGTGTCTGTCCAGCATGTCGACGAAATAGTTGACTGGTTGTGTACCAAAGACAGTATATGGGGCATTCCGCTGGGGAGGTGCAGGTGGCTAGCGGATGTGCTCGAGGCCGACGCCGAAGCAGCCGAAGGAGAGGACTAG
- a CDS encoding uncharacterized protein (Syntenic homolog of Saccharomyces cerevisiae YDL012C and YBR016W; 1-intron): MSAADYYRGDDKQQFNRPPAAPPAGDRGYPGQGYDQGYQPQQAYYQQPAPQAMPPQGYYAEQPPMPPPQGYYGPPPQQPIYVQQPAQAPSKNDSCLVACLGGMCLCYTLDMLF; encoded by the exons ATGTCGGCAGCAGACTACTATCGTGGAGACGACAAGCAACAA TTCAACCGCCCTCCCGCGGCGCCACCCGCCGGCGACAGGGGTTACCCGGGTCAAGGCTATGATCAAGGCTATCAGCCGCAGCAGGCCTACTACCAGCAGCCGGCACCCCAGGCGATGCCACCGCAGGGCTACTACGCCGAGCAGCCTCCGATGCCGCCGCCCCAGGGGTACTACGGTCCTCCTCCGCAGCAGCCGATCTATGTGCAGCAGCCTGCGCAGGCGCCGAGCAAGAACGACAGCTGCCTGGTTGCATGTCTAGGAGGGATGTGCTTGTGCTACACGCTGGACATGCTATTCTGA
- the SLX5 gene encoding SUMO-targeted ubiquitin ligase complex subunit SLX5 (Syntenic homolog of Saccharomyces cerevisiae YDL013W (SLX5)): MTDPNAARNAVIEIESDPEEDQRIINQYRQTRLVPDRRLNRPRDAANRFVSVSGRVAAAAGEGDDEVEIVNEVYLDDEGPIDSTADFVDLDEQQGPSSSMVINHDGGGDDDVAIIEERTTHPTFLLNLPNGQTLRISGSVHDRPLRRSFETQRTARANMLRRAARSAQRLFMNENDGEPSEREASDREYLPQSVLRQRQQALMQERLQRQREHARQHEHIADPQVDALAPELRSIFYHAETLHEVRTMLNASGLGTSAAAMQDLLQLYMQFRSRQINNWARQRAQEFRHGSAREADHAQDDSASRARLRNPALNAQRRNSFTSYVLARSLGGFGVWPNDFFGDDDEVTQNIIDIIQAREERDLDSRKRKYMEDTKSQQQAFVARAQRLPEGYYASFDPTPKMKMTLEKNGKTEEVVVADDLAAKSYVEVPVCCLCGVELGLGIPDDFAGISAVDRGVSFESLVSKYDFHCPYQALAHPSIADRDLSRKTFVAHCGHTFCGRCFARINNAKRFSKISKKRLAELHGPSHPDNYGPRVCPAEGCRGQLRTRGKMREVFF, encoded by the coding sequence ATGACCGATCCTAACGCAGCGAGGAATGCGGTGATAGAGATAGAGAGTGATCCCGAAGAGGACCAGCGGATAATCAACCAATATAGACAGACCCGTCTGGTGCCCGACCGGCGGCTGAACCGGCCCCGGGACGCCGCGAACCGATTTGTAAGTGTCAGTGGCCgggtggcggcggcggctggcgAGGGGGACGATGAAGTGGAGATCGTCAACGAGGTGTACCTGGATGACGAGGGGCCGATCGACAGCACAGCGGACTTCGTGGACTTGGACGAGCAGCAGGGGCCGTCGTCCAGTATGGTGATCAACCACGACGGCGGCGGGGACGACGACGTGGCGATCATCGAGGAGCGGACGACGCACCCGACGTTCCTGCTGAACCTGCCGAACGGGCAGACGCTGCGGATAAGCGGATCTGTGCACGACCGCCCGCTGCGGCGCTCATTCGAGACGCAGCGGACGGCGCGCGCCAACAtgctgcggcgcgcggcgcgcagcgcgcagcgcctGTTCATGAACGAGAACGATGGCGAGCCGAGCGAGCGCGAGGCCAGCGACCGGGAGTACCTGCCGCAGTCGGtgctgcgccagcggcagcaggcgtTGATGCAGGAGCGactgcagcggcagcgcgaGCACGCCAGGCAACATGAGCATATCGCGGACCCCCAGGTAGACGCCCTGGCGCCGGAGCTGCGAAGCATCTTCTACCATGCGGAGACTCTGCACGAGGTGCGAACAATGCTGAACGCCAGCGGGCTCGGCACAAGCGCCGCCGCGATGCAGGACCTGCTCCAGCTTTACATGCAGTTCCGCTCGCGCCAGATCAACAACTGggcgcgccagcgcgcaCAGGAGTTCAGGCacggcagcgcgcgcgagGCCGACCACGCGCAGGACGACTCCgcctcgcgcgcgcgcctgcGCAATCCCGCGCTGAACGCGCAGCGCCGGAACTCCTTTACCAGCTATGTCCTGGCGCGCTCGCTCGGCGGCTTCGGAGTGTGGCCGAACGACTTCTtcggcgacgacgacgaggtCACCCAGAACATCATCGACATCATCCAGGCGCGCGAGGAGCGCGACCTGGACAGCAGAAAGCGCAAGTACATGGAGGACACCAAGtcccagcagcaggccTTCGTCGCCCGCGCCCAGAGGCTGCCCGAGGGCTACTATGCCTCCTTTGACCCCACACCCAAGATGAAGATGACGCTCGAGAAAAACGGCAAGACCGAAGaggtcgtcgtcgccgaCGACCTCGCGGCCAAGTCCTACGTCGAGGTCCCCGTGTGCTGCCTCTGCGGCGTCGAGCTCGGCCTCGGCATCCCCGACGACTTCGCCGGCATTTCCGCCGTGGACCGCGGTGTCTCCTTCGAGAGCCTGGTCTCCAAGTACGACTTCCACTGCCCGTACCAGGCCCTCGCGCATCCGTCTATCGCCGACCGCGACCTCTCGCGCAAGACCTTCGTCGCCCACTGCGGCCACACCTTCTGCGGCCGCTGCTTCGCCCGCATCAACAACGCCAAGCGCTTCTCCAAGATCTCCAAAAAGCGCCTCGCAGAGCTGCACGGGCCCTCCCACCCCGACAACTACGGTCCCCGCGTCTGCCCGGCCGAGGGCTGCAGGGGCCAGTTGCGCACCCGCGGCAAGATGCGCGAGGTCTTCTTCTAA